One segment of Streptomyces sp. YIM 121038 DNA contains the following:
- a CDS encoding aspartate/glutamate racemase family protein — translation MKIALMDSGIGLLAAAAAVRRLAPGADLVLSSDPDGMPWGPRSTADLTERSLAVAAAAAAHRPDALIVACNTATVHTLPALRARFEPELPVIGTVPAIKPAAAGGGPIAIWATPATTGSPYQRGLIEEFADGVDVTEVPCPGLADAVQWADEDAIDRTIAAAAALTPPEVRAVVLGCTHYELVAERIRAAVQRADRAPLVLHGSAGAVAAQTLRRIGEVPGARPAPGNGHGGVRVLLSGREAALPPAALTYAEGRLLASASPALKG, via the coding sequence GTGAAGATCGCGCTCATGGACTCCGGCATCGGACTGCTCGCCGCGGCGGCCGCGGTACGGCGCCTGGCACCCGGCGCCGATCTCGTCCTCTCCTCGGACCCCGACGGCATGCCCTGGGGCCCCCGCAGCACGGCGGACCTCACGGAGCGGTCCCTCGCGGTCGCCGCGGCCGCCGCCGCGCACCGCCCGGACGCGCTGATCGTGGCCTGCAACACCGCGACCGTGCACACGCTGCCCGCCCTGCGCGCCCGCTTCGAGCCGGAGCTGCCGGTCATCGGCACCGTCCCGGCGATCAAGCCCGCCGCGGCCGGGGGCGGACCGATCGCCATCTGGGCCACCCCCGCCACCACCGGCAGCCCCTACCAGCGCGGCCTCATCGAGGAGTTCGCCGACGGCGTCGACGTCACCGAGGTGCCCTGCCCCGGTCTCGCCGACGCCGTGCAGTGGGCCGACGAGGACGCCATCGACCGCACGATCGCGGCGGCCGCCGCCCTCACACCGCCCGAGGTAAGGGCCGTCGTCCTGGGCTGCACCCATTACGAACTGGTCGCGGAGCGCATCCGCGCCGCCGTCCAGCGGGCGGACCGGGCGCCGCTGGTCCTGCACGGCTCGGCCGGCGCGGTCGCCGCCCAGACGCTGCGCCGCATCGGCGAGGTGCCCGGCGCGCGCCCGGCGCCCGGGAACGGCCACGGCGGCGTCCGCGTGCTCCTCAGCGGGCGCGAGGCCGCGCTGCCGCC
- a CDS encoding glycosyltransferase, with product MSAVAWICVASLAAWLWLLAGQGFFWRTDLRLPPRREPARWPAVAVVVPARDEAEVLPASLPSLLAQDYPGRAEVFLVDDGSSDGTGALARKLSERHGGLALTVGSPGEPPAGWTGKLWAVRHGIGLARAREPEYLLLTDADIAHEPDSLRELVAAAESGGFDLVSQMARLRVASVWERLVVPAFVYFFAQLYPFRWIARKDGGTAAAAGGCVLLRADAAARAGVPDAIRHAVIDDVALARAVKRSGGHIWLGLADRVDSVRPYPALADLWRMVARSAYAQLRHNPAVLLGTVVGLAVIYLVPPVGLVVGLARGDTTAAAVGGTAWLVMTATYLPMLRYYRQPLWLALTLPGTAFLYLLMTVDSAVRHYRGRGAAWKGRTYGAAPEAAPDSRA from the coding sequence ATGAGTGCCGTTGCGTGGATCTGTGTCGCCTCGCTCGCCGCGTGGCTGTGGCTGCTGGCCGGACAGGGCTTCTTCTGGCGCACGGACCTGCGCCTGCCACCCCGGCGCGAGCCGGCGCGATGGCCGGCGGTGGCGGTCGTCGTCCCCGCGCGGGACGAGGCCGAGGTGCTGCCCGCCAGCCTGCCGTCGCTGCTCGCGCAGGACTATCCGGGGCGGGCCGAGGTGTTCCTCGTCGACGACGGCAGCAGCGACGGCACCGGGGCTCTCGCGCGGAAGCTGTCCGAGCGGCACGGCGGCCTTGCGCTGACCGTCGGCTCGCCGGGCGAACCGCCCGCGGGCTGGACGGGCAAGCTGTGGGCGGTGCGGCACGGCATCGGCCTGGCCCGCGCGCGCGAGCCGGAGTACCTGCTGCTCACCGACGCGGACATCGCCCATGAGCCCGACAGCCTGCGGGAGTTGGTGGCCGCCGCGGAGTCCGGCGGCTTCGACCTGGTGTCGCAGATGGCCCGGCTCCGCGTGGCCAGCGTGTGGGAGCGCCTGGTCGTCCCCGCGTTCGTCTACTTCTTCGCGCAGCTGTACCCGTTCCGCTGGATCGCGCGCAAGGACGGGGGGACCGCCGCCGCGGCCGGTGGCTGTGTGCTGCTGCGCGCGGACGCCGCCGCGCGGGCGGGGGTGCCGGACGCCATCCGGCACGCGGTGATCGACGACGTGGCCCTCGCGCGGGCGGTCAAGCGGAGCGGCGGGCACATCTGGCTGGGACTCGCCGACCGCGTCGACAGCGTGCGCCCCTACCCGGCCCTCGCGGACCTGTGGCGGATGGTGGCGCGCAGCGCCTACGCCCAGCTGCGCCACAACCCGGCGGTGCTCCTCGGGACGGTCGTGGGGCTCGCCGTGATCTACCTGGTGCCGCCCGTCGGCCTGGTCGTGGGCCTGGCCCGGGGCGACACCACCGCCGCGGCCGTCGGCGGCACCGCCTGGCTCGTCATGACGGCCACGTATCTGCCGATGCTGCGCTACTACCGCCAGCCGCTGTGGCTCGCGCTCACGCTGCCCGGCACGGCCTTCCTGTACCTGCTGATGACGGTGGACTCAGCGGTGCGGCACTACCGGGGGCGCGGCGCCGCGTGGAAGGGCCGGACGTACGG